Proteins co-encoded in one Burkholderia ambifaria AMMD genomic window:
- the ilvC gene encoding ketol-acid reductoisomerase, whose amino-acid sequence MNVFYDKDADLSLIKGKQVTIIGYGSQGHAHALNLKDSGVNVTVGLRKDGASWSKAENAGLSVKEVAEAVKGADVVMMLLPDEQIADVYAKEVHANIKQGAALAFAHGFNVHYGQVIPRADLDVIMIAPKAPGHTVRGTYSQGGGVPHLIAVAQNKSGAARDIALSYAAANGGGRAGIIETNFREETETDLFGEQAVLCGGTVELIKAGFETLVEAGYAPEMAYFECLHELKLIVDLIYEGGIANMNYSISNNAEYGEYVTGPRVVTEETKKAMKQCLTDIQTGEYAKSFILENKAGAPTLQSRRRLTAEHQIEQVGAKLRAMMPWIAKNKLVDQTKN is encoded by the coding sequence ATGAACGTTTTCTACGACAAAGACGCCGACCTCTCCCTCATCAAGGGCAAGCAAGTCACGATCATCGGCTACGGCTCGCAAGGCCATGCGCACGCACTGAACCTGAAGGACAGCGGCGTGAACGTGACGGTCGGCCTTCGCAAGGACGGCGCGTCGTGGAGCAAGGCCGAAAACGCAGGCCTGTCGGTCAAGGAAGTCGCTGAAGCGGTGAAGGGCGCGGACGTCGTCATGATGCTGCTGCCGGACGAGCAGATCGCCGACGTGTACGCGAAGGAAGTGCACGCGAACATCAAGCAGGGCGCGGCGCTGGCGTTCGCGCACGGCTTCAACGTCCACTACGGCCAGGTGATCCCGCGTGCCGACCTCGACGTGATCATGATCGCGCCGAAGGCACCGGGCCACACCGTGCGCGGCACGTACTCGCAGGGTGGCGGCGTGCCGCACCTGATCGCGGTTGCGCAGAACAAGTCGGGCGCGGCACGCGACATCGCGCTGTCGTACGCGGCAGCGAACGGCGGCGGCCGTGCCGGCATCATCGAGACGAACTTCCGTGAAGAGACCGAAACCGACCTGTTCGGCGAGCAAGCCGTGCTGTGCGGCGGTACCGTCGAGCTGATCAAGGCAGGCTTCGAGACGCTGGTCGAAGCCGGCTATGCGCCGGAAATGGCGTACTTCGAGTGCCTGCACGAGCTGAAGCTGATCGTCGACCTGATCTACGAAGGCGGCATCGCGAACATGAACTACTCGATCTCGAACAACGCCGAGTACGGCGAGTACGTGACGGGCCCGCGCGTCGTCACGGAAGAGACGAAGAAGGCGATGAAGCAGTGCCTGACCGACATCCAGACGGGCGAGTACGCGAAGAGCTTCATCCTCGAGAACAAGGCAGGCGCCCCGACGCTGCAGTCGCGTCGCCGCCTGACGGCCGAGCACCAGATCGAGCAGGTCGGCGCGAAGCTGCGTGCGATGATGCCGTGGATCGCGAAGAACAAGCTCGTCGACCAGACGAAGAACTAA
- a CDS encoding 2-isopropylmalate synthase: MTDKLIIFDTTLRDGEQSPGASMTKEEKIRIAKHLERMKVDVIEAGFAASSNGDFDAIHTIAGLVKDSTICSLARANDKDIQRAADALKPANSARIHTFIATSPLHMEKKLRMTPDQVFEQARLAVRFARKFTDNVEFSPEDGSRSDLDFLCRVLEAVIAEGATTINIADTVGYGVPELYGNLVKTLRERIPNSDKAIFSVHCHNDLGMAVANSLAGVKIGGARQVECTINGLGERAGNTSLEEIVMAVKTRKDYFGLDVGLDTTQIVPTSKLVSQITGFVVQPNKAVVGANAFAHASGIHQDGVLKARDTYEIMRAEDVGWTANKIVLGKLSGRNAFKQRLQELGVSLDSETELNAAFMRFKDLADRKSDIFDEDIIAIVSEESAFAQEQEHYKFVSLSQRSETGEQPQAKVVLALDGKEVTGEARGNGPVDATFNAIEGEVGSGSELLLYSVNAITTGTQAQGEVTVRLSKSGRIVNGVGTDPDIVAASAKAYIAALNKLHSKDDKLNPQRS; this comes from the coding sequence ATGACAGACAAGCTGATCATTTTCGATACGACGTTGCGTGACGGTGAACAATCGCCCGGCGCGTCGATGACGAAGGAAGAGAAAATCCGCATCGCGAAGCATCTCGAGCGGATGAAGGTCGACGTGATCGAGGCCGGCTTCGCGGCCAGCTCGAACGGTGACTTCGACGCGATCCACACGATCGCCGGTCTCGTGAAGGACAGCACGATCTGCTCGCTGGCGCGCGCCAACGACAAGGACATCCAGCGTGCGGCCGACGCGTTGAAGCCGGCCAACAGCGCGCGGATCCACACGTTCATCGCGACGTCGCCGCTGCACATGGAGAAGAAGCTGCGGATGACGCCGGATCAGGTGTTCGAGCAGGCGCGCCTCGCCGTGCGCTTCGCGCGCAAGTTCACCGACAACGTCGAATTCTCGCCGGAAGACGGCAGCCGCTCGGATCTCGACTTCCTGTGCCGGGTGCTGGAAGCCGTGATCGCCGAAGGGGCGACGACGATCAACATCGCCGACACGGTCGGCTACGGCGTGCCGGAACTCTACGGCAACCTCGTGAAGACGCTGCGCGAACGCATTCCGAACTCGGACAAGGCGATCTTCTCCGTGCATTGCCACAACGACCTCGGGATGGCGGTGGCGAACTCGCTCGCCGGCGTGAAGATCGGCGGTGCGCGGCAGGTGGAGTGCACGATCAACGGTCTCGGTGAGCGCGCGGGCAACACGTCGCTCGAGGAAATCGTGATGGCCGTGAAGACCCGCAAGGACTATTTCGGCCTCGACGTGGGCCTCGACACCACGCAGATCGTCCCGACGTCGAAGCTCGTGTCGCAGATCACCGGTTTCGTCGTGCAGCCGAACAAGGCCGTGGTCGGCGCGAACGCGTTCGCGCACGCGTCGGGCATCCATCAGGACGGCGTGCTGAAGGCGCGCGACACGTACGAGATCATGCGCGCGGAAGACGTGGGCTGGACCGCGAACAAGATCGTGCTGGGCAAGCTGTCGGGCCGCAACGCGTTCAAGCAGCGTCTGCAGGAGCTCGGCGTGTCGCTCGACAGCGAAACCGAACTGAACGCCGCGTTCATGCGCTTCAAGGATCTGGCCGACCGCAAGTCGGATATTTTCGACGAAGACATCATCGCGATCGTCTCCGAGGAGTCGGCGTTCGCGCAGGAGCAGGAGCACTACAAGTTCGTGTCGCTGTCGCAGCGCTCGGAAACCGGCGAGCAGCCGCAGGCCAAGGTCGTGTTGGCGCTCGATGGTAAGGAAGTGACCGGCGAGGCACGTGGCAACGGCCCGGTCGACGCGACGTTCAACGCGATCGAGGGCGAAGTCGGCAGCGGCTCGGAACTGCTGCTGTACTCGGTGAACGCGATCACGACCGGTACGCAGGCGCAGGGTGAAGTGACGGTGCGGCTGTCGAAGAGCGGGCGGATCGTCAACGGCGTCGGCACCGACCCCGATATCGTCGCGGCTTCCGCGAAGGCGTACATCGCCGCGCTGAACAAGCTGCACTCGAAGGACGATAAGCTCAACCCGCAGCGCTCGTAA
- a CDS encoding phosphatidylserine decarboxylase, with protein MNYPHPIIAREGWPFIAIAAVIALLIHAVGGFGFAWPFWLLLVFVVQFFRDPQRPIPAQPNAVLCPADGRIVAVETTQDPYANREALKISVFMNVFNVHSQRSPVDGAVTKVEYFPGAFLNAAIDKASTENERNALVIQTASGKTVTAVQIAGLVARRILCYVRAGEPLSRGQRYGFIRFGSRVDVYLPLGSRAKVSIGEKVYASSTILAELEQ; from the coding sequence ATGAACTATCCTCATCCGATCATCGCGCGCGAAGGCTGGCCGTTCATCGCGATTGCTGCCGTCATCGCGCTGTTGATCCACGCCGTCGGGGGCTTCGGCTTCGCGTGGCCGTTCTGGCTGCTGCTCGTCTTCGTCGTCCAGTTCTTCCGCGACCCGCAGCGCCCGATTCCGGCGCAGCCGAACGCGGTGCTGTGTCCGGCGGACGGCCGCATCGTCGCGGTCGAGACCACGCAGGATCCGTACGCGAACCGCGAAGCGCTGAAGATCAGCGTGTTCATGAATGTCTTCAATGTCCATTCGCAGCGTTCGCCGGTCGACGGCGCGGTCACCAAGGTCGAGTATTTCCCGGGCGCGTTCCTGAACGCGGCAATCGACAAGGCGTCGACCGAGAACGAGCGCAATGCGCTCGTGATCCAGACGGCGAGCGGCAAGACCGTCACCGCCGTGCAGATCGCCGGCCTCGTCGCCCGCCGGATCCTCTGCTACGTGCGCGCCGGCGAACCGCTGTCGCGCGGCCAGCGCTACGGTTTCATCCGCTTCGGTTCGCGCGTCGACGTGTACCTGCCGCTCGGCAGCCGCGCGAAGGTCTCGATCGGCGAGAAGGTCTACGCGTCGTCGACGATCCTCGCCGAGCTCGAACAGTAA
- the ilvN gene encoding acetolactate synthase small subunit, with translation MRHIISVLLENEPGALSRVVGLFSARGYNIETLTVAPTEDQSLSRLTIVSIGSDDVIEQITKHLNRLIEVVKVVDLTDGAHIERELMLIKVRAVGKEREEMKRMSDIFRGRIIDVTEKTYTIELTGASDKLDAFIQGLDASAILETVRTGSSGIGRGERILKV, from the coding sequence ATGAGACACATCATTTCCGTCCTGCTGGAGAACGAACCGGGCGCGCTGTCGCGCGTGGTCGGTCTGTTTTCCGCACGCGGCTACAACATCGAAACCTTGACGGTGGCGCCGACCGAAGACCAATCGCTGTCGCGGCTGACCATCGTTTCCATTGGCTCGGACGACGTGATCGAACAGATCACGAAGCATCTGAACCGCCTGATCGAGGTGGTGAAAGTGGTGGACCTGACCGACGGTGCACACATCGAACGCGAGCTGATGCTGATCAAGGTACGTGCAGTGGGCAAGGAGCGCGAAGAAATGAAGCGGATGTCGGACATTTTCCGCGGCCGCATCATCGACGTGACCGAAAAGACCTACACGATCGAATTGACGGGCGCGAGCGACAAGCTCGACGCATTCATCCAGGGGCTGGACGCCAGCGCGATCCTAGAGACCGTGCGTACCGGCAGCTCCGGCATCGGACGCGGCGAGCGCATCCTGAAGGTGTAA
- the pssA gene encoding CDP-diacylglycerol--serine O-phosphatidyltransferase has translation MAAFKPRRPRNGSSQTPRPFRRNKIMAPDPVPESRRAARQRFLKTRGIYLLPNAFTTAALFCGFFAVVQAMNVRFEIAAIAIFVAMVLDGMDGRVARMTHTQSAFGEQFDSLSDMVSFGVAPALVMYEWVLKDLGRWGWLAAFVYCSGAALRLARFNTNIGVVDKRFFQGLPSPAAAALIAGFVWLATDNRVPMKLGWLPWVAFVLTIYAGVTMVSNAPFYSGKALDVRHRVPFAAILLVVVAFVLVSSDPPLMLFCLFVLYGLSGYVFWAYMAIRGRANPARSSQRDH, from the coding sequence ATGGCCGCATTCAAACCCCGCCGGCCGCGCAACGGGTCCAGCCAGACGCCACGCCCGTTCCGCCGCAACAAGATAATGGCGCCCGATCCGGTGCCGGAAAGCCGCCGTGCCGCGCGCCAGCGGTTCCTGAAGACGCGCGGCATCTACCTGCTGCCGAACGCGTTCACGACCGCCGCGCTGTTCTGCGGTTTCTTCGCGGTCGTGCAGGCGATGAACGTGCGCTTCGAGATCGCCGCGATCGCGATCTTCGTCGCGATGGTGCTCGACGGGATGGACGGGCGCGTCGCACGGATGACGCATACGCAAAGCGCGTTCGGCGAACAGTTCGACAGCCTGTCGGACATGGTGTCGTTCGGCGTCGCGCCCGCGCTCGTGATGTACGAGTGGGTGCTGAAGGATCTCGGCCGCTGGGGCTGGCTCGCCGCGTTCGTCTACTGCTCGGGCGCCGCGCTGCGCCTTGCGCGCTTCAACACCAACATCGGCGTCGTCGACAAGCGCTTCTTCCAGGGGCTGCCGAGCCCGGCCGCCGCCGCGCTGATCGCCGGCTTCGTGTGGCTCGCGACCGACAACCGCGTGCCGATGAAGCTCGGCTGGCTGCCGTGGGTCGCGTTCGTGCTGACGATCTACGCGGGCGTGACGATGGTATCGAACGCGCCGTTCTACAGCGGCAAGGCGCTCGACGTGCGGCACCGCGTGCCGTTCGCGGCGATCCTGCTGGTGGTCGTCGCGTTCGTGCTCGTGTCGTCCGACCCGCCGCTGATGCTGTTTTGCCTGTTCGTGCTGTACGGGCTGTCCGGCTACGTGTTCTGGGCCTACATGGCCATCCGCGGGCGGGCGAATCCCGCGCGCTCGTCGCAGCGCGATCACTGA